From Puntigrus tetrazona isolate hp1 chromosome 8, ASM1883169v1, whole genome shotgun sequence, the proteins below share one genomic window:
- the gkap1 gene encoding G kinase-anchoring protein 1, with amino-acid sequence MASAVISVPTTASRFALLQVDSDSESGGSDAGKPKTGRGARKPGSGKSPSGKTNQNNDKKKEKRRRKKEQQQSEANELRSLAFKKIPQRSAAPPSTLTLQDLANDLMNPAAVQHGSKPQESWQEWKQRDEQLTSDLYEADLEKALMLSKLEFEQHKKDAERTETASPKAKAGGKKDRKKNQQGKDKRVTVSLKDFQQEAGVDQLNKKPDREAVNPALRDDKFFNQLEDDVSRIVQRDKRREQYSTSAGHEVNTSSEQEQDVRTEQLKYELEKKDQEILKLKKTISQWEERYKEVKARNAQLLKMLQQGEMKDKAEILLQVEELQNIKEELSSQVTQLHTALEQERSKVKGLQSEQPKHQGNRKGKKASDGDL; translated from the exons ATGGCATCGGCGGTGATCTCGGTACCCACCACGGCGTCCCGCTTCGCTCTGCTGCAGGTCGACTCGGATTCAGAGTCCGGTGGTTCGGATGCAGGGAAACCGAAGACGGGTCGCGGAGCAAGGAAACCCGGCTCGGGGAAATCTCCCAGCGGGAAGACCAACCAGaataatgacaaaaagaaagagaagagaagaagaaagaaggagCAGCAGCAAAGTGAAGCCAATGAG CTCAGAAGTCTTGCTTTCAAGAAGATCCCTCAGAGGTCAGCGGCTCCTCCCTCCACGCTCACGCTGCAGGATCTAGCCAATGACCTGATGAACCCGGCCGCCGTCCAGCACGGCTCCAAGCCTCAGGAGAGCTGGCAGGAGTGGAAGCAGAGAGATGAACAG CTGACCAGCGACTTGTATGAGGCGGATCTGGAGAAGGCCCTGATGCTCAGCAAACTGGAATTTGAGCAACATAAAAAG GATGCTGAAAGAACAGAGACGGCGTCACCAAAAGCAAAAGCAGGAGGAAAGAAGGACAGGAAGAAGAATCAGCAGGGGAAGGACAAACGAGTGACGGTGTCTCTTAAAGACTTCCAGCAGGAGGCTGGCGTGG ATCAGCTCAACAAGAAGCCTGACAGAGAG GCCGTGAACCCGGCGTTGCGCGACGACAAGTTTTTCAACCAGCTGGAGGACGACGTGAGCCGGATCGTCCAGCGGGACAAGCGCAGAGAGCAGTACAGCACCAGCGCGGGTCACGAGGTCAACACCTCCTCAGAGCAGGAGCAG GACGTGAGAACCGAGCAGTTAAAATACGAACTGGAAAAGAAAGACCAGGAAATTTTGAAGCTGAAAAAGACCATTTCACAATGGGAG GAGAGATATAAGGAAGTGAAGGCCAGAAACGCTCAGCTGCTGAAAATGCTTCAACAGGGAGAGA TGAAGGACAAAGCTGAAATACTGCTGCAGGTGGAGGAGCTCCAGAACATTAAAGAAGAGCTGTCCTCacag GTGACACAATTACACACCGCTCTGGAGCAAGAGAGGTCAAAGGTGAAGGGCTTGCAGTCAGAGCAACCGAAGCATCAG GGGAACCGGAAGGGTAAAAAGGCATCGGATGGGGACTTATGA